The following proteins are co-located in the Apium graveolens cultivar Ventura chromosome 5, ASM990537v1, whole genome shotgun sequence genome:
- the LOC141660756 gene encoding uncharacterized protein LOC141660756, producing the protein MHHPHNDALVITMLIGAMNVHRVFLDNGSSTNILYYSTYKKLGFPDSDMYFEDAHVYGFTGEAVRVMGSVRLPVTLGEGALSVTQMIDFKVLDQDSAHNVLVGRPWIPMTTEKTGPAEDTISIPVDKDDPSKVLKVGSQLADEMRRSLARFLIANLDVFAWSYSDMIGIDPEVMCHRLNILPNCKGMR; encoded by the exons ATGCATCATCCTCACAACGATGCGCTAGTGATTACCATGCTTATTGGGGCAATGAACGTACATCGAGTCTTCTTGGATAATGGTAGTTCTACAAACATCTTGTACTACAGCACCTACAAAAAGCTGGGTTTCCCAGATAGTGACATGTATTTCGAAGATGCGCACGTCTATGGCTTTACTGGGGAAGCAGTGAGAGTTATGGGTTCGGTCAGGCTTCCCGTCACGCTCGGGGAAGGGGCTTTGTCGGTTACTCAAATGATAGATTTCAAGGTGCTAGATCAGGATTCCGCGCACAACGTGCTGGTCGGTAGACCTTG gatccctatgACCACTGAAAAGACGGGACcggccgaagacacaatatcCATACCGGTTGATAAAGATGACCCGAGCAAGGTTTTGAAAGTGGGGTCCCAGTTGGCTGATGAAATGAGAAGAAGTCTTGCCCGCTTCCTAATTGCAAATCTTGATGTCTTTGCATGGAGTTATTCAGATATGATAGGAATCGACCCAGAAGTAATGTGTCACCGTTTGAATATCCTTCCGAATTGTAAGGGCATGCGTTAG